Below is a genomic region from Astatotilapia calliptera chromosome 2, fAstCal1.2, whole genome shotgun sequence.
AAGTGCAGTTAATGAAAATGAAGCCTGAGAGCAAAAACgtataattaatgaaagactGAGTGACCAAAATGATCATATTTGTGATTATCACAGTGTTCTCACTCACCACAGGTAGATATCCTCTCCTCTTTGTAGACATCACTGACATTGTTCCTGACTGAGCAGGTCAGACGTCCTGAGACGTGCTGTTTCAGAGTGATGTTGTTACTCTCATTATTTCCAGAAGAGAGCTCAGCATCTGTCAGTGTGCGTCCATCCAGAGTCCAGCTGTACTGAGGACTGTCCCCTCCCTCAGAGGAACAGGACACCCTCATCTCTCCCTGGGACAGACATTCAGGGTCCAGCAGGACAGAGGACACAGGAgctgagagaaacacacatagaTGAGTTTAGATTTTAAATCAGAATCTCCCTAATTCTTTAGAGTCTCTAATAAAGAATAGGGAAAGCATAGAATACAGGGAAATGTCGTGAGATATATTGTATAGATTATTGTATAGATTACcacaacaatattttatttacatctaTTAATGGCTTAATTTCCCAACATTTACCTTCAATAAACAACTGTAAAATCCGCTCGTCTGATGATTTTCCATCCGAATCAAAGGTTTGAAGGCTATAATTACCACTGTCTGTCCTGTTTAGTTTATTGATCCTAAATGTTCCATTACTTGGAAAATGAGCTCTCTCTCTTATGGTATTagaaataaccgtattttttcTCACAtctaatatttttaatgaactCTTTAATAATTGGTATCTATTAATTTCTGAAGTGTTGTCCATCAGCTGGATGTCCACAGTTCCTCCCAAAGCTCCATAACACTGAGCTCCATCCCGTCTGCCATCACAGTAAGTTTCCAcacctgcaaaacaaaaataaagttgtCATAGTTGTTAGTTTTGCTCAGTAGATGAACAGATGTCCACATGCCTGATGCAGTAGCCTGAGTTCTAGCCAGAGGGCTTTTGCTGTGTGCCCTGCTTTCTTGTCTCCTCTTTACTGAACACTATTTAACAAATGTAAGCAATGTTTCAGAGAGGATATCAGAAGTGGTAACAAAAGGAGATCAAAGCACAAAGTAATGGTTAATAGACCTGTACACCAGAACTATAAGACCAGGAAGACCAACCTGAGGAGGCTTACAACTCAGTGCTTCTGGATTTATGTGTGCTTGGCTTTATACAAGGCTAATATTGCACTAATGACATTTACTAAGAACTCAAGTCACCATCAAATGTGGAATATCCCACACTTGATGCACTGTCCATATCACAAAGATCAGAGTGGAGTGACCATCAGCCACTTCTTGTCCATCGATGACATTATGCTGTATGACAGGAGTGACTGAAACACTGactcactgatccacctcaccAGGATCTACAGTGAGGACGCTAGGATGTCATTCTTTATAAATGTGGCAAAAAGGTTGTAAAGAGAGACTGATGGGGTGGAGTTACCATAAGGACATACAGGACACACAGAAGAAGTGCTTGGGTATCCAACAGGTTAACGAGAGCTACATGATAAAGACACAATAAAGTCAGACACAGTCAAATACCTCCAGAAAGTAATAGAGGTGCTAAAAAATGTGAGCCATCAATATATATGTCTTCACGTCATCAGATACCAAACTGGAATAACAAACTGGCCACAAGAGGAGACATGAAAACTCCTCACAATGCCACTCAACATCCTTCCTCTGATTTCTTCAATTTCCACTCAAAGGTCTGAGACTCTGTGAACAGATGTGGAAGCTGctgttgaaataaaaaaatggctCCCTGAGGTGAGTTGCTCCAAAACAGCTGAAGACAGACAGTGATAAGGAACAGGAAGTGGGACCATCATGTATGACTGACCTGCAGATATAGCATCAACAGATAGagggaagaaaaagaacagGGCCTAAGCACTAGAATTTAGAGGAAGGAGTCACATCTAACAGGGCTCAGAGACAGAGCAGCGTACAGTAACAGGGCTGGGACAGCGTACACTGACTTGCACAACCAACTACAAGAACATTTGTGCTGCATATGATCCCCAAATCCCGATAGGAGACCCCACTGAAGGTGGTTGAGAACAACAGTGCTAACTAAGGTCATGTGGAACTTTGAGTTCCACATAGACAGACAGCCAACCATTAACCACTCAGACATAACCACCGACCAGCAGCTGTGATACATGAAGCAATCCTAAAATCCAGATAGGAGACGGCAACATCAGAATGAAGGAGCATGACAAAACTAAGAAGTAACTTTTTTTCAGACCTAATTCTGATTGTACTGAAATTAAGTATGAAATAAGTATTTTTGAAACcttgcatgaaaaaaaatttgGTTGCTCACCATGAGCTACTCCGAACATCAGCAACAGTCCAACTGCAGCTTCCATGTCAACTGTTCAGTCTATGTTGACTCAATCGGCAGCTTTCAAATCTTTTCTCTCAAATAAGCAAATCTGTGATGTTACTGATTTTAACAGACTGCAGTTAACAGACTGTTAGTGCTCAGCCTGAAAGGAGAAATCATGAAAACGTTGGCTTTAGGTTTTAGTGAAGTGGTAAATAACGTCTCACATGCTGAGAGTAGGAGAATGAATTgacattagtttttcttcctcctttaaCCTTCATGAAAAAGAGATTTCATATATGAGAGTAACAATTTAAATTCCTAAGAAATAAAAGTTCCAgacttaaaatgaaatgatacatTTCAGAAATATGTTTAGATGAAAAAATAGACACAAAATTAATGATAGCACATGTTTCATCTCTAAAAAGAGTACAACATGAAAGTAGGATGCTTTCAATCTCTGTCAAACAGATAGTTCAGCATGTTGAGCAACAATGGTTTGAACATTCTTTGCACTGCACTGGTtaatgttatatttaaaaatgctgatcACAGAAGAATTTATACAAATTACAGAATGTACTGTTGGAATTAAATATTGCTTTAGTTGAATCTTAAATGGTGCAATGGGGTTATCTAAAATATCAAGCATTTGTttggaataaaaacaagatgatttgactgtaaatatactttttagACCCATGAACAAAGGTCAAGTGACACCAGGTCTGGGGATGATGTATCAATAAAGTGCCgcatgaaatgaaaaagcagGACAGCTCATCCTCAGATACTCCCAGTGGCATCAACACAATGCCACCAACCTGTAAGCTGCAGAACTTACTGTAACACTAAAGACGACATCAAAATCTTTGTACTTATTACCACAGCACAGCATGCTTTGAATAAGTAAACACAGCTCACCATAAGAGACTCCTAATAGCATCACGAACAGTACAAACACAGCTTGCATGTTTTTTCTCTATTCAGCATCAGTCGACTCCGCAGGCAGCTCTTCTGCTTTACTGTGATGCAAACAGACCCAACCTACACTGACCATGTTTCCTGTTGATGAGAAACCTTCAGATCAAAACATATACATTTAGACCAAGCAGGATGTGGCTACTTCAGaatttttttgtgttaattaCTAAAAGCAGTTGCCAATAAATTTCATTGCTTGTCAATACTGATCAGCTTCAGATAAGTATGTATGAACTCAGACCAGACAGGATGTGACCAGAATTTAactgcagagaaagaaaagagaaaagtttaatttaaatttaattcaacAGCCCCAAACTAATCATGTAATTTTATTGTCCAACTAATAATAATGCCGTTTCATTGACAGTTGTAATATTTACAGCTAAATTACACTGACAACTAAAATATGTTTACTTGCACGCGGAAGCAAGTTTAATGGGGATGGCATAAAACAGAGTGTATAATAAAGCCAGACATGTTTAATTTAATACATCTTAATAACAGATTTCATCAAACCTTGAAACACATTCACAGACATTTATGATGCCCGTGTTACTCAGTGGTTTTGAAATGTTATCATAAATAGAGGTTAAGTGTTGTGTTTCACCATAAAAGAACAGATTGTCATTGTATGTAGAAGGAAGTGAAACAAGAGAAACGGTCACCATACAAAACCAAAGGTACACATGCATCTTTTACCAAGAACAGCCAGTCCATTATTCTTCTGGTTATATTCCGCTCGTCTATATTTAAGTGTAGACTATGAACACTTGGCACAGCAGAGGTTTCGttcttattattgtttttattaataacaGCAGCTTGTAAAATGTGatagagagcaagagagagagagcaagagagagagagagagagagaaacttcTGCTTTCATATTGTTCACTGAGTTGTTCCTCGTTTCTTTAGAACTTGTTTTTTAgactatttttaatttcttttgttttagtaGAGAGACAGCTGCTTGTTTGGCAGCCTAGGCGTGTTTGATGAAGTTCCCTCTTATGCATGTCAGTGTAAACATCAGGATATGAGTAAAAAGCACCCCTTGAGCTGCAGTGTGACATCACGAGTGAGCAACTGGTAGCACTGCCGCTCTGTAGGTTGTTTCTCTAAGTGGCCTGCCTTTAACCCTATTGATTAGTTATTTTGTTCAGCTGCTATTTTAACTAGAGTAAGACAGTGACAGTGaatcttgttgtttttaagcaATGCCTGgtaataaagtgttttaattaaatgcCTTGTGGTGTTCTAAGTCCTGTCAcctaattttctgttttctttggtgCAGCTCCATATTATCTTCAGTTAGTTTGTTTAATAAACTTATTGAAATTGATTGGTCACGCCTCTGCCTCGTCAGTAACGAGCATGAGTGCCTTTGTAACTGGTGAAACTTTGCACTAGTTAATGTCGTATTTCCTGGCGTGTAACTCCACCCCCAAGTGGCGTTGTCAGTACCATTTTGTTGCCTTTTCagtttcctcctccttcttgcTTCCACATACTTATTTCTGATTATGTCCATCCAGGTCACTCCAATGAACATCCTGACACATTCAACTTTGCTACCTCAAGCTCTGACTCTTGCCTCCATCTCCAAACTATAAATCAAAGCAGGTCTCACTTGCATCTTGTAAACCGGTGGTATCTTGTATTCTTGTGTCACAAATCTTCCCTGACActtgtctccacccactccaccctaccTGCACTCCTTTACCTCTGTTGTGTACTGTCCATTCAATCAGCTTGGTGACGTTACATTTTTCAGATGGTCCACTTTAAAAGTGGACCTCTGCCCTACCTAACCTCCACTTTTTGAGTTTTGGTTTAATGTTGTTTCATGGCAACACTACCATGTATAAATTAATTACATATCTGTTGACACATGTGTCTGAACTTCATAGATTTTCACATTAATGTTCCTGTTCTGAAGTTGAGTAAAATGTCTCAGGCCAtcctcctctttaaaaaaacaaaaacaaaatcaaatcgCCCGAATCTTCTAAGACAAAAATCCTTGTTTAAAGCTTAGTGAAACTAAATGTTTCAGatgtttgaattaaaaaattGACTTGACTGATTCCACCTTTACCAAGTTCAGATTACATTCACAACCTTTGTAATCAAAGCTTccacaaataaaaatgcagaaaacccTCACAGCTTAATTCAGCATGAGGTGCTTAAGTGAGGAACATAATTTGCCAAgaatataaacaaaaatgtgttgttttgtctAAACAGTGATAAAAGTGAACTAGGTGTTGGTAAGTTCAGAACTCAAATCATCAGAAAGTTCTATCTCCTTTGTTGCGGGAGCAGatcagcttttcattttttttttcaagcgaGTAGATGTAAATACCATTTAACAAGAGCAATGACACAAGGCCTCAACCACATACAAGCAAGGAATTATCTGTTAGAGACGACAAATCACATGTTAGCAAACTGTGAGTTTTCACTTACTTTCATTAgaagagaaagtgtgtgaatgCATTCACACAACACAAGTTTTATAGCCGATGACTTATTtgagttttctttgttgtgACAGTCCACAGTCTGGACAGCTCCGGCTGCTGTTGCCAGCTTCCCTCCGCTCTTCTCCAACTCCTAAAAGGGAAGAAAACCGTCATCAGACAACGCCATCACTTGTGTTCTCACTGCACCTGCAGCACCGCCCATTGAGCTCTACTGCACACTCCTTCCTCAGCCCGAGTccggaccacacctccgccacaaaGTGATGTATTCCATTAGTTAGTTTCACTTACTATTGTGCCATGTGCCATTGCTGCAGGTAGTTTGATTAAAGGGTGTTATACTGTATTTTTGTGAGTTAAATCATAAAGATTTTCAAAACCATGTTAAATTTCTATCAAGTTCTTGAACTCATTCCTTACCTTACCTTGAATGAACAACTGTAAAGACTGCTTGCCTGTTTCTTTTCCATCTAAATCAAAGGTTTGAAGGGTATATTTACCACTATCATTCCTGCTCAGGTTATTGATCCTAAATCTTCCATTACTGGGAATAAAAAGAGACCTACTTTGTATTATACTATAAAGAACCTTATTACACAGTCACTACAACCACAATTCACTCACAAAGTTACACTAACAATGAACGTTATTCATAACTAATTTATTaactaactaaaaaaaataagtcacacAAACTCTCCAGTTCAGtctaaaacaaacactgtacatgtttgtttgttttaaaaaaatgaaaactacagGAGTGGAATCATGACTGATGACACTGTTGGAGAAAACAACATTGTCACTATTTCTTAATTTGTATGTAGAGTTCAGTTAGTCAGTTGCTAAGCTTTTAAATGGGAAATACcataataacaaaacatgatatccataaaacttgaaaaaattatataaactaAAAACTTCTTATTCATTCTAAACCAACAAGAATTACCTTGAATTAACAACTGTAAAGTCCATTTCCTTGATGATGTTCCACTTGAATCAAAAGTTTAAAGGCTATGATTACCGCTGTCATTCCTGTTCACTTTCTTGATCTTAAATCTTCCATTGCATTGAGAAAGGAGAGATCTATGTGATGTGGAGTTAGAAATacccctttctctctcacatCCAGTATATTTAATGAATTCTTTAACAATTGGTATCTAGGTATTTCTGAGGAGCTCTACCAGAAAATCATCAAGAAGAATTTCAGGACATGCTCAGAAATACgacaagtccacctctgaatggctcaataaataaatatttttaatatatatatatatatatatatatatattttaattaagGCTTTGAAGTGACCTTAGTCAAAGTTCACACGTAAATCCAATTAAGATGCTCGCTTCACAGTTCTTGCTGCTAAGGGTCACACAACCACTTGTTAAAGTTATGAAGTAATTACTTTTTCAGATAGGAGTGGGTAAGTTTGGGTAACTTTCttttcctcaaaaaaaaaattaataatttaaaaagaatggTGGCCACCTTCTCGAGTTATCGCATTCATTAGAGTTTCAGATTACTGGAGATGTTACCTTTACCTAGAGGTCAAGGTCGCTTTCAGCAACAATACCTGATtgtggccacaagatggcagtaatgaaaaagatggatggatgcaagGAACTAGACAGCATTATGGCACTATGGCAGCTGTGATATCTGACTTTTGCACCAGGGGGTGCTACAGCACCTGCAGCAATGTGAAGCAGACTCAACTTTTGACACTGGTCTAAAACTCATGCTTTCACTCTTTTCCTTCTCTGAAGCAAAACCTAAatttatcattatcatttttgttaaaatatgtgcactttttaaaactagACGTTTTACTGAATAATAAATATCTTTAAGCTACAACATCCAGTGAATCAGGAAGGGAAACTTC
It encodes:
- the LOC113036325 gene encoding uncharacterized protein LOC113036325, which gives rise to MEAAVGLLLMFGVAHGVETYCDGRRDGAQCYGALGGTVDIQLMDNTSEINRYQLLKSSLKILDVRKNTVISNTIRERAHFPSNGTFRINKLNRTDSGNYSLQTFDSDGKSSDERILQLFIEAPVSSVLLDPECLSQGEMRVSCSSEGGDSPQYSWTLDGRTLTDAELSSGNNESNNITLKQHVSGRLTCSVRNNVSDVYKEERISTCGFIFINCTSVNGKQISGWVYEANNTLCIKPTTVPKQTATSKETAVVSNKNPTKIKPFNQTVSSDNPWYITYLPLIGGVLSALLILLVVGVAGACEHIIKQKTKPTEQRAEEDDQEVTYAHVIITKCQRKDAEQRAEAEVEYGQIKFSSNRR